One window from the genome of Pyrus communis chromosome 16, drPyrComm1.1, whole genome shotgun sequence encodes:
- the LOC137720315 gene encoding actin-related protein 5 isoform X2 has protein sequence MAELLFETYGVPSIAYGVDAAFSYKYNQQHGVCDKDGLVICPGFTTTHVIPFIDGEPDYKGSCRTNIGGYHITDYMKQLLSLKYPHHMARLTWEKVEDLKMEHCYIAPDYVSEARLFQRGAKEAEDKTRMWQLPWVPPPTEEPPSEEEIARKAAIKEKQGQRLREMAEAKRSSRINELENESHGLEFLLKQLEQVEEPDIPSFLSATGYVSKKEVESALVKVRQSLLKTKGEPKGEQAELDEKTDPAGSERFPLLNIPDNMLTSEQLKEKKRQLFLKTTSEGRQRAKQKRHEEELEREKRNQQDEKKRLENPEVYLEQLHAKYKDLSEKVEQRKRLKTNGGGHTNGNNFSGNVGRGERLNAAQRERMRLLTTAAFDRGKGEDTFGAKDEDWQLYKLMSKDNDDDDEGPDVDEAELARLSSRLKEVDPTFVPKPDIANPQSAEAPKFRPLTQEDFQIVFGVERFRCPEVLFCPNWIGIDQAGLDEMAGVSLRRLPTKGQELEERLTSSIFMTGGSSLFPGMSERLEAGIRMIRPCGSPIRIVKALDPILDAWRGASAYAAASHFPTQTFSKEDYYEKGEDCVRRYQFRYYTL, from the exons CTACTCATGTTATTCCG TTTATTGATGGTGAGCCCGATTATAAAGGAAGCTGTCGAACTAACATTGGTGGGTACCACATCACTGATTATATGAAGCAACTTCTCTCACTTAAATACCCTCATCATAT GGCTAGGCTTACATGGGAGAAGGTTGAAGACCTGAAGATGGAGCACTGTTACATTGCTCCAGATTATGTGTCAGAAGCTCGGTTATTTCAG agGGGGGCAAAGGAAGCTGAAGATAAAACAAGGATGTGGCAGCTTCCATGGGTTCCACCACCTACTGAGGAGCCCCCTTCTGAAGAAGAGATTGCAAGAAAGGCAGCCATTAAAGAGAAACAAGGTCAACGATTGCGAGAAATGGCTGAGGCGAAGAGATCTTCTAGGATAAATGAACTGGAGAATGAATCACACGGGTTGGAGTTTCTTCTAAAACAGCTTGAACAGGTTGAAGAGCCTGATATACCATCGTTCTTGTCAGCCACTGGCTATGTCTCCAAGAAGGAAGTAGAATCTGCCCTGGTGAAGGTAAGACAATCGTTACTGAAAACAAAAGGTGAaccaaagggtgaacaagctgaGCTTGACGAGAAGACAGATCCTGCAGGAAGCGAAAGGTTTCCTCTTTTAAATATACCTGACAACATGCTTACCTCTGAGCAG CTGAAGGAGAAAAAGAGACAGTTGTTTCTAAAAACCACATCTGAAGGTCGGCAGCGAGCTAAACAGAAGCGTCATGAAGAAGAATTAGAGCGGGAAAAGAGAAATCAACAAGATGAGAAAAAACGTTT AGAAAACCCGGAGGTTTATTTAGAGCAGTTGCATGCTAAATATAAAGATCTTTCAGAGAAAGTTGAACAGAGAAAACGACTTAAGACAAATGGTGGGGGTCATACAAATGGAAATAATTTTTCTGGAAATGTTGGCCGTGGCGAGAGATTAAATGCTGCACAGAGGGAAAGGATGCGCCTTTTGACAACAGCAGCTTTTGATCGCGGCAAGGGTGAGGATACTTTTGGCGCAAAAGATGAAGATTGGCAACTATACAAACTCATGAGCAAAGAtaacgatgatgatgatgagggaCCAGATGTGGATGAAGCAGAGCTAGCGCGTCTCTCTTCTAGGCTCAAG GAAGTGGACCCGACATTTGTTCCCAAACCAGATATTGCAAACCCTCAATCTGCTGAAGCACCAAAGTTTCGTCCTCTTACCCAGGAAgattttcaaattgttttcgGTGTTGAAAGGTTCAGGTGCCCAGAGGTCTTATTTTGTCCCAACTGGATTGGAATCGACCAGGCAGGCTTAGATGAGATGGCTGGGGTGTCGCTGAGGAGGCTGCCAACTAAGGGCCAAGAGCTGGAGGAGAGGCTAACCAGTTCAATATTTATGACTGGTGGGAGTAGTCTTTTTCCTGGCATGAGCGAGCGCTTGGAGGCAGGAATCCGGATGATTCGGCCGTGTGGTTCACCCATAAGGATAGTCAAAGCATTGGATCCGATTCTAGATGCATGGCGTGGGGCTTCCGCTTATGCCGCCGCCTCCCACTTCCCGACACAAACTTTCAGTAAGGAAGACTACTATGAGAAGGGTGAAGACTGCGTTCGCAGATACCAATTTCGGTATTATACATTGTAG